The following proteins come from a genomic window of Brevibacillus antibioticus:
- the lysS gene encoding lysine--tRNA ligase: MANEQDLQQEEQQQEGLHELLQVRHDKMNQLREWGFDPFGKKFEQTHHAADITKAFSEKSKEELEAEENVVTIAGRLMAKRGMGKASFAQLLDRSGQIQIYVRQDTVGEELSKVFDLADIGDMVGVTGVVFKTKTGELSVKAKELTYLTKSLRPLPEKYHGLKDIETRYRKRYVDLIVNPEVRDTFITRSRILTSMRRYLDNLGYLEVETPTLHAIAGGASARPFITHHNALDMQLYMRIAIELHLKRLIVGGLEKVYEIGRVYRNEGISTRHNPEFTMIELYEAYADYQDIMSLTEEMVAHIAQEVLGTMKIQYQGNEIDLTPKWRRVHMVDLIKENLGVDFWKEMSDDEARALAKEHGVSVEPHHTFGHVVNEFFEQKLEHTLIQPTFVYGHPVAISPLAKKNDQDPRFTDRFELFIVAREHANAFTELNDPIDQRERFEAQLLEKEAGNDEAHDMDDDFIEALEYGMPPTGGLGIGIDRLVMLLTNSPSIRDVLLFPHMRNRD; the protein is encoded by the coding sequence ATGGCAAACGAGCAAGACCTACAGCAAGAAGAACAGCAACAGGAAGGGCTCCACGAGCTTCTTCAAGTGCGTCACGACAAAATGAATCAATTGCGTGAGTGGGGCTTTGATCCGTTCGGTAAAAAATTCGAGCAAACGCATCACGCTGCAGATATAACGAAAGCTTTTAGCGAAAAGAGCAAGGAAGAGCTGGAAGCGGAAGAGAACGTGGTTACGATCGCAGGCCGCTTGATGGCGAAACGTGGAATGGGTAAGGCGAGCTTTGCTCAACTGCTGGATCGTTCCGGTCAGATTCAAATCTACGTCCGTCAGGATACCGTTGGCGAAGAGCTGAGCAAAGTATTTGATTTGGCTGATATCGGTGATATGGTCGGTGTAACTGGTGTTGTTTTCAAAACAAAAACCGGTGAGCTCAGTGTTAAAGCAAAGGAACTGACCTACCTGACCAAATCACTGCGTCCACTGCCTGAGAAATACCATGGTCTCAAAGATATTGAGACCCGTTACCGTAAGCGTTACGTGGATTTGATTGTGAATCCAGAGGTTCGTGATACGTTCATTACTCGTAGCCGTATTCTGACTTCGATGCGTCGTTATTTGGACAACCTAGGCTATCTGGAAGTAGAAACGCCTACACTCCATGCGATTGCCGGTGGTGCATCTGCTCGTCCATTTATCACGCACCACAATGCATTAGATATGCAGCTGTATATGCGTATTGCAATTGAGCTGCACTTGAAACGCCTGATTGTCGGTGGCCTGGAAAAGGTGTATGAGATCGGTCGCGTATACCGCAACGAAGGGATCTCTACCCGCCACAACCCAGAGTTCACGATGATTGAGCTATACGAAGCATATGCCGACTACCAGGATATCATGAGCCTGACTGAAGAAATGGTTGCTCATATCGCACAGGAAGTATTGGGCACTATGAAAATTCAGTACCAAGGCAACGAGATTGACTTGACACCAAAATGGCGTCGTGTCCATATGGTAGATTTGATTAAAGAAAATCTCGGCGTCGATTTCTGGAAGGAAATGAGCGACGATGAAGCGCGTGCTTTGGCAAAAGAGCATGGCGTATCCGTTGAGCCTCACCATACGTTCGGTCATGTAGTGAATGAATTCTTTGAGCAAAAGCTGGAGCATACGCTGATTCAGCCTACCTTTGTTTACGGTCATCCTGTGGCGATTTCGCCATTGGCGAAGAAAAATGACCAGGATCCGCGATTCACGGATCGTTTTGAGTTGTTTATCGTAGCTCGTGAGCATGCTAATGCATTTACAGAGCTCAATGATCCAATTGACCAGCGTGAACGCTTTGAAGCACAGCTCCTGGAAAAAGAAGCTGGTAACGACGAAGCGCATGATATGGACGATGATTTCATTGAAGCGCTAGAGTACGGTATGCCGCCAACTGGAGGATTAGGAATCGGAATTGACCGTCTGGTAATGCTGTTGACCAACTCTCCTTCTATTCGCGATGTACTGCTGTTCCCTCATATGCGTAACCGCGACTAG